A window from Drosophila nasuta strain 15112-1781.00 chromosome 3, ASM2355853v1, whole genome shotgun sequence encodes these proteins:
- the LOC132793570 gene encoding uncharacterized protein LOC132793570 isoform X2, whose protein sequence is MAKTRIKTTPLRGSKHIIPATTTATTTAAAATSAKPMADSTTIELVDSSSGDSQKQQTMQEKSVTTITPLPQRSHSICSSSSVSSDVQSISSDYEASMPLSALVNAHGQNGTGKSANGVAKKRKLYLITEKSDEKNGNSGVNGQKRKMFVVVEQEKDTAAKKLMIVTDKSKANITEHLEKFLPEILSCIQGKEQAQAKAKHPAIKQEPTPTPIAHKPHITLPPKKNPTNFIKVEGAPGVALPASVSILPVDSEPIKPPSMSSPSPSPPETETNINLSPDFRFLMKILPKLEQLPEPHKQHVKRSIQIFVEESYSHYGKKGLAPKQSKHTHKHSSLIILVFLRP, encoded by the exons ATGGCCAAGACGCGCATCAAGACGACGCCGTTGCGTGGATCCAAGCACATAatcccagcaacaacaactgcaacaacaacagcagcagcagcaacatctgcTAAGCCCATGGCTGATAGCACAACGATAGAGCTGGTCGAT AGTTCCAGCGGGGATTCCCAAAAGCAACAGACAATGCAGGAGAAGTCTGTGACTACCATAACACCTCTTCCACAGCGTTCACACTCCATTTGCTCGTCGTCTTCCGTCTCGAGCGATGTGCAGTCCATAAGCTCGGACTACGAGGCGAGTATGCCGCTCTCGGCACTCGTGAATGCACATGGTCAGAATGGCACTGGCAAATCCGCAAATGGAGTGGCTAAGAAGCGCAAACTGTATTTGATAACCGAGAAATCGGATGAGAAGAATGGCAACAGCGGCGTCAATGGACAAAAGCGCAAAATGTTTGTAGTCGTCGAACAGGAAAAGGATACGGCTGCCAAGAAACTGATGATTGTCACAGATAAATCCAAGGCGAATATCACAGAGCATTTGGAAAAGTTTCTGCCCGAAATACTCAGCTGCATTCAGGGCAAGGAACAGGCAcaagcaaaagccaaacatCCAGCTATCAAACAGGAACCAACACCGACTCCCATTGCTCACAAACCACACATCACGTTGCCGCCCAAGAAGAATCCCACAAACTTTATCAAAGTGGAAGGAGCACCCGGTGTTGCGCTTCCTGCCAGCGTTTCCATCTTACCCGTGGACTCCGAGCCCATCAAACCACCATCGATGTCATCGCCCTCGCCGTCGCCGCCGGAGACTGAAACCAACATAAATCTATCACCAGATTTCCGTTTCCTTATGAAGATATTGCCCAAACTGGAACAGCTGCCAGAACCGCACAAACAGCACGTGAAGCGTTCCATACAGATCTTCGTGGAGGAGAGCTACAGCCATTATGGCAAAAAAGGATTAGCcccaaaacaaagcaaacacacacacaaacacagttCACTTATCATTTTAGTATTCCTTAGACCTTAG